The genomic window GTTGCACAGAATAAGGAAAAAGAACGTTTGCAAGAATTAGAAAATAAAAAGAAAGCCCAAGAGTTAAAGGATGTTTTAGAAGGGATTACATTAGAATTTTATTTATCTTCAGGGAAAGATGGGAAAACTTTTGGAAGTGTTTCTACTAAAAATATTGCTGAAGAATTATTAAAAAAACATGATATTAAAATTGATAAGAGAAAATTTATTAATGCAAGACCAATTCAAGCTTTAGGGTATACAAGATTAGAAATTGAATTATATAAAGATGTGATTGCAACGATTAAAGTGCATTTACAAGAAAAATAAGGAGGTAGGAAGATGGCTAGAGAATATCCACATGATATAGAAGCAGAAAGATCTTTATTGGGATCAATGTTAATATCAGGTGATGCATGCCAAAGTATTTTAAGCCTTGCGACAAAGGAAGATTTTTATTTAGATAGCCATCGCCTTCTTTTTGAGGCTATGCAATTTATAGATAGTCAAAATAATCCTGTGGATGTAACAACATTGACATCTTATCTTATTGATAAGAAACTATTAGAAAAAGTTGGGGGAGTAGAATATTTATTGCAATTAAGTGAATCTGTTCCTACAACTGCTCACAGTGAGTATTATTTGAAGATTTTGAATGAAAAATCTTTGTTAAGAAGATTGATTCAAGAGTCAACTGAAATTATTGATCAGGCTTATGGTGATATAGGGAATTTAAATGATTTTATTGGTGAAGCAGAAAAAAACTTTTTAAATGTCACAAGAGATCGTAATGCTGGAGAATTTCAGGATGTAAAATCTGTTATTCAAAAGGTTACAGATCGACTTGTGATGTTACAAAAATCTGATGGAAAAATATCAGGTGTCAAAACAGGATACTATGATTTGGATAAATTAACATCAGGATTTCAAAAAGGTGATTTAATCATTTTAGCAGCAAGACCATCTGTAGGTAAAACTGCTTTTGCATTGAATGTGGCTTATAATGTATCTTATAAATCTGATGAAGCAGTTGCTGTTTTTTCATTGGAAATGCCTGCTGAACAATTAATTCAGCGTATTATTTGTTCGGCTGGTAGTCTGAATGCAGAATCTTTACGATCAGGTTCTATTTTAAAAGAGAATAATGAAAGATATTATGCAGCAGCAGATAAAGTTTCAAAATGTAATCTTTATATTGATGATACGCCTGGTATTCGTGTTGGGGAAATTGCTGCCAAGTGTCGTAGATTAAAGAGAGATCACGGCATTAAATTAATTGTTATTGACTATTTACAATTGATTTCAGGACCAGCCAATAGTCGAGAATCTCGTCAACAGGAAGTTTCAGATATATCAAGACAATTAAAAATGATTGCCAGAGAATTAGAAGTCCCTGTTATTGCATTAAGTCAGTTATCACGATCTGTTGAAAAACGTGATAATAAGCGACCAGTACTATCTGATTTAAGAGAGTCAGGAGCAATCGAACAAGATGCCGATATTGTTTCTTTTATTCATCGTGAAGATTATCAAGATCCTAAAAAAGAAGCAGAAACACAAGGGGCTACAGATATTATCATCGCTAAGCATCGTAATGGTGCTTTAGCAGATATTCGTCTTGTTTTCTTAAAACAGTATAGTAAATTTGCTAATCCTGCCCGTGGCGATCAGCAGATTAATCCACTTGAGGGTGTAAAAGATATAAGAACATAAAGTAAGGATATCGAATCTTTACTTTTTTTGTTATACAAAATAGTGTGTTATAATAAAGAAAAAGGATAAGGGGAATCAAATATGAATATAGCAATTATTGATAGTGATAAGAACTTTTGTAGTCATTTATCTCAAATGATTAAGAACTTATATAATCATGAACTATTGGTTTATGTTTTTGATGATATCGTTGATATGGAAAATGTAGACCAGGAGTTTAAAATTATATTTTTGAATGCAGATGATCCCAAAATATCAGGCTTAAAGTACAGTAAGATGAACTACGATAAAATTATAGTTTTTATCGCTGATACAGGTAAAAATATGAAAAAAGCATTTGGTCCAAATGTTTATGCATTTATATTAAAAACTGATGACTGTGTCGAAGCGGAAGTTGAAGAAGTACTAGCTATGATAATAGAGCAAAATTATATTGTATTGAATATTCATAGAGAGAACAAATATTTCTTTTTTAAAGATATACTCTATGTTCAATATATTGGTAGTAATAATGTTGCTTTTGTCTATCATAATCAACAATATATTTATAAAGGGTGTTCATTAAAGAAAATGCAATCTCTTTTAAAAAATCAATTTATCCATGTTGATCAATCAACACTTGTGAATAAAGACAAAATGATTCATTTTAATGGTCGTCAACTATATATAGATGGAATTAGACAGTCATTTGATGTAAGTGTCCGTAATAGAACTAAAATTAGAAAGGCAATGTTCAGACAATAAACGAATAACAATAAAAAGCAAACGAATAACTATAAAACTAAAAATATTAATAAATGATATGATATAATAAAATTAAAGAAAAAGGATACTGATTGCGTGATTTGATAATAGAGATTGAAATTGGGGAAGGTAGTATTGATATGATTCGTATAAAAAACATGACTTTTTTTACAAAAAGTGAAATTGTCTCTCATTTCTATTGCGCTTGTTGGTTCACTAGGGTTTACAAATGTTTTTGCCAGCAAAACAACAATAAGTAGGGTTCAGTATAATGCTAAAAATACTCTGTTTGAAACCAAAACAACAAACACAGGTAAAACTGGAGCAGAATTTGAATTGGTGACTGGGAGTCCAAGGCGTATTATTATAACAACTTTTAGTGAAGATATGAAAAAATTATATCAAAGTGGATTAGTTGTTACTGAGAATGGTGGGGAAAAAAAACCAAGACTATATTGCTGGAAGTTTTTCTAGCAAAGGAACGAAAATTGCTATATCATATGGCGATTGTGATGGTGGAGTTGGCATATCATATTCAACAAACGGCTATATTGATTATTATTAGAATTTATTGTATCCTTTTTCTCTTTCTTAAAAGTAATGGAGGCTATTTATATGCTAAGACAGTTACGTTATGATTTTTCAATGTTTTTTAAAAGAACACCATTTTTAATCATTTGTTCAATACTTATCCTTTATATTTTTCTGTTAACTTTTTCATCTATATACGATAGAAATAATATTCAGTTACAATATTATGGATCAGCGTATATGGCTAATTTAATTATGAGTCAGAGTTCGCTGTTTCGCTACACATCATTAGTTTTGGTTTTTCCATTAATTGTTGCGATTCCGATTGGCATAATGATGATAAAAGAGAAAAGCAGTCTTACTCATATATTGATAAGGAAGAATAAGAAAGTTTATATTATTTCTAAATTGATGACATCTTTTATAATTGGTTTTCTGATGATGTTTATGACTGTAGGATTTGCAATCTTATTTGGGTATATTATTTTTGGAGAAGAACAAAGCTTTTATAATCATCCTATGAGATTGTTTTTTGGTTATAGCACGAGAGGGATAACTACAACCTTACGTTATTATAATCTGTATTTTCTTAATCCTGTACTTTACCTTGGTATGTATTCTTTGTTATCTTCGATAATGATGGGTATTGTGGCACAATTAACAATGGTTATTGCCTTGTTTACAAAGTTTAAGGTTGTTATATATGGTGGTGTATTCATGCTTTCAATGCTAACTGTTTTTGTTCATCCGATGGTTGTTCCTTTTTATGAACTTCTAGCACCATATTGTTATGTTTCTAACAATTTGATGAATGCCCAATATTTTTATCCTATTGCGTTTTTTCTGATATCAATTATCGCAGCGATTGTATTTGTAAGAAAAGATGTTATGTTAAAATGAATAGTCGATTATATAATAGGATAAAAAGTTGCCTCTATATATTTGCATTTATGATATCCATTGCAATGAAATGGACTGTTCCTGGAGAGGATGGACCATTTGCATTTATTGTTATTAATCAAATTATTTATTTTCCTATGTTATTGATGATTGGATTTATGTATTTTCATTATCGTTATTATCGTAATACATTTATACAGACAAGATTTAAGAGTTTACAAGAAGTGAGATACCATCATTTTCAATCAAATATTTCAGAAGCAATAGAATTCTTGGTGTGGCAAATAGTCATTGCAATCATTCTAGGGTTTCAGACATTTTCATTGGAAAGTTTTTATTCATTAGCTGTTATTATCTTGACTTTATTATTGATGTACCTTGCTTATACAATGATTTATACAACAATTCTAGAAATAACAAAACAATATTATTATGCATTTATAACGTGTGGAGTTCTACTCATAGCATTTCGTATTATTGTGCATACTCAGTTGAGTCTTGGGTCATATACATTGACTTATGAGGGACTAAGTGGAAATTATATTTTAATAGTTGCTTATTTATTTGTGATTGTATGTTGTGTAGTGATTAATAAACTTTATTTTAATCAAAAAAGGAAACTGAGAATAGATAAGAGAATAATGATGTTAGCTGGTTGTATTTTTGTAGAAATTGTTTCTGAATTATTTTTACGTAATCAATCATTGATAGATACATCGTTGTCATTAAATAATTATTATGGTTTTATGCAAAGCAATGAATTGTTTGTGACTTTGATATGGATGATTCCAAAAATTATGTTGATGTATATAGGATTTATGATGTTTTGTGAGAGATATCGATTAAATTATACTTTCTATGCTGTTAGGATTAAGAGTAAAAGAAAATGGGTTCATCAAATCATGAAAGAACTTTATTTGTTTATATTCATTGTTGTTTGTAGTAAATTTGTTTTTCATTGTTTGTTTTATCAAGTATTTGATTTCTCATTAGTATTAATGTCCTGTCAGTATTTTTTCTATAGTATTGTATTGTTAAGTTTATTGATTGTTGGTTATATCATTACAAAATCTGAAAGTATATTTAATTCAATTATTATTGCTTATGTCATTGTTGTTACATTTATAGGTATGATGGAAATTGTACCATTACAATTCTTATTATTGGATGATCATCTTATAACAACACTATGTTATCTTTGCTTTATATTTATCATCTATAATATCATTGTTTATCTTATGAACCATCATGAATATTATTAGGAGGTCATTATGAAAATAGAACTTACCAATATTTCCAAAGTCATTAAAAATAGAATTATATTACAAAATGTGAATATGGAAATGGAAAGTGGACATATTTATGCTTTTGTAGGAACGAACGGTAGTGGCAAAACAATGTTAATGAGAATATTATGTGGGCTTGTTTATGCAAGTGAAGGAAAAGTGATTTGTGATGGTCAAGAGGTTAATTTTCATAAAAGGGTTCCTTATTCTTTAGGTGTGATTATAGAAAAACCAGAGTTTTTTAATGAAATGGATGCACAAGAGAATTTGATGACACTAGCAAGATTAAATCATAAGATAGGGATACAAGAGGTTTCACAAGCTATTGAAAAGGTGGGTTTGAGTGCGAGTGATACAAAAAAAGTAGGTGAGTATTCATTAGGAATGCGACAAAGGCTAGGGATTGCTCAGGCAGTTATGGAAAGTCCTGATGTTATCATTTTAGATGAACCGACGAGTGGCTTAGATGAAGATGGTGTACAACTGATATATCATATTCTTAAAGAAGAAAAAGCCAAAGGGAAATTAATTATTATATCATCTCATCAAAAAGAAGATATTAAAGAATTGAGTGATATGATCTATTTGTTTAAGAATCAGACGGTGATATCTAATGAATAAGAAAATAATAGTCTTTGTTTTAACAATTATTCTTACCATTGCAGGAAGTTTCTATTTAAAGTCAAAAACAGTATCAACAACATTTGAAGAACAATATCAGAAATTTAAGACAGTACAGTTTAATGATGCTTATTGTAATTTTGGTCCATCTAGAGTTAATGATTTTGATATTTATCATGATGTTCAAAATATTGATGAATTGGTCCGAAAAAGTCAAATTATAGCAAGAATTCATTTTGTTGAACGACAACAGAAATATAGTACATTTTATTCAAAAGTGAAAGTTGTTCAGTTATTTAAGGGAAAATTATCAAGCGAAGATATTGTTATTTATGAGCCAATGTCTATTCGAAGTGATATATTATCTATTGAAGTTGTTCATAAACCAATGGATGATTCATGTGATTATATTGTTTTCTTGCAACAAGCGATTCCTGATGATAATCAGCATTTTAATTTAGTGAATAGCGCTTTAGGAATGATACCAATGAAATCTCAGTTTAATGTTAAAAGATTAAAAACAAAATTATATGATGAACAAGTTAAAATAGCGAGAACGGAATTTGAAAAATATGATTTTTTTGACATTCAGTATCATTTTTCAAAGGATGAAGTCACTGTAAATATGGATGGTTATTCTGTGATAGATGATATTGAGGTTTACGAAAAAACAAAACAACTTCTTTTTGATTGCTATAGTCAAATATTAAAGGAATATGGAGATATGGAAGGGAAGATTGTTTTTGAAGATTCATAAAAGTTTTTTGGAAAGTTATACGAAAAAACAGCATCCAACTGATGCTGTTTATGTTCTTTGATCAAATTGTTGATGGCATGAAGGACAAGTGACTGTAATTTCACCTTTTCCTTTAGGAACTCGTAAATATTGATGACAGTGAGGACACTTTAAATATTTATGAGTTTTTCTATATTTCCATTTGTTTTGTTGTCGTCTAAAGAATTTTCTAATTCCTTCTGTCTTTTGTAAAAACCAATCATTTTCTGCACGTCTTTTATAATATTGTTTAGAAAGCATTCTAAACAATGTATATATAATTAATCCATAACAGATAAAAGAGAGGAAAGGAAAGAAGAGGGACAATACTGCCATAATAATATAAGTCACAAATAAAAAGTTACCAAATTGATCAACGCCATATCTTCCGTACATAAAATTTCTAAGCCATTTCATTTTCATCACCTGCATTCTATTATAAAGTCGAATTATGAATGAAATATGTACAACATTATATTTCTGTTTTTTAATAAATCAGAAAAATATTGATTTAATCAATATAAATTTAATTGTATGAATATTTAAAATTAATTTATTTGTTTATTTGGGGTAATTTTGGGGTAATTGACATTATCTTTGTTATTAAAAACGCTATTAATAGCCATTCGTTCAATATCAATATTACTATGCGTATAAATGTTTAGGGTTGTTTGTACATCGGCATGTCTTAGTAGTTTTTGTGCCACTGTTGGGTTTACACCGTGCATAACTAGATTACTAGCGTAAGTGTGTCTAAGCATATGAAAATGAAATCTAAAAGGAATGTGTTTGTTTAATTCACTTATTTTCTCATTTATATAACCATGTTTAATATATCTCCCATCTTTACGAACGCATATAATATCATAAGGATTTTCGTCAAACCAATCAAGAAGAATGTTTTCTAAAGGCTCGGCAAGTGGAACAATTGCATATGAGGTTTGAGTTTTCATTTTCCCTATGTATGGTTTATTTACCCTATTTTCTAGTTTCTTATTAAAAGAGATAGTATGATTATTAAAATCTATATCATTTTTTTCGAGTGCTAGTATTTCGCTAATTCTTGCACCAGTATACCAACCAATTTGCAAAGCAATATATATGCTACGTAGATCAAATTGATC from Candidatus Stoquefichus sp. SB1 includes these protein-coding regions:
- a CDS encoding site-specific integrase, producing the protein MSITERKLKNGKVVYDNAFMYKGTRYKKGGFKTKGQAENWEIEVKYDVNKNGSYFEPCKKTFAIVWNEYYELEKDRYAPATCRAYEQVIRSMKKEKIYKTWIININYNMIQEFFNKIGKEKNRYTCNHYKIVFNLVFKHAIRCGYIKNNPMPYIIVKGNKTNNDQDKKTITWNEFILISNYFINDQFDLRSIYIALQIGWYTGARISEILALEKNDIDFNNHTISFNKKLENRVNKPYIGKMKTQTSYAIVPLAEPLENILLDWFDENPYDIICVRKDGRYIKHGYINEKISELNKHIPFRFHFHMLRHTYASNLVMHGVNPTVAQKLLRHADVQTTLNIYTHSNIDIERMAINSVFNNKDNVNYPKITPNKQIN
- a CDS encoding LytTR family transcriptional regulator DNA-binding domain-containing protein: MNIAIIDSDKNFCSHLSQMIKNLYNHELLVYVFDDIVDMENVDQEFKIIFLNADDPKISGLKYSKMNYDKIIVFIADTGKNMKKAFGPNVYAFILKTDDCVEAEVEEVLAMIIEQNYIVLNIHRENKYFFFKDILYVQYIGSNNVAFVYHNQQYIYKGCSLKKMQSLLKNQFIHVDQSTLVNKDKMIHFNGRQLYIDGIRQSFDVSVRNRTKIRKAMFRQ
- a CDS encoding ATP-binding cassette domain-containing protein, translating into MKIELTNISKVIKNRIILQNVNMEMESGHIYAFVGTNGSGKTMLMRILCGLVYASEGKVICDGQEVNFHKRVPYSLGVIIEKPEFFNEMDAQENLMTLARLNHKIGIQEVSQAIEKVGLSASDTKKVGEYSLGMRQRLGIAQAVMESPDVIILDEPTSGLDEDGVQLIYHILKEEKAKGKLIIISSHQKEDIKELSDMIYLFKNQTVISNE
- the dnaB gene encoding replicative DNA helicase, with protein sequence MAREYPHDIEAERSLLGSMLISGDACQSILSLATKEDFYLDSHRLLFEAMQFIDSQNNPVDVTTLTSYLIDKKLLEKVGGVEYLLQLSESVPTTAHSEYYLKILNEKSLLRRLIQESTEIIDQAYGDIGNLNDFIGEAEKNFLNVTRDRNAGEFQDVKSVIQKVTDRLVMLQKSDGKISGVKTGYYDLDKLTSGFQKGDLIILAARPSVGKTAFALNVAYNVSYKSDEAVAVFSLEMPAEQLIQRIICSAGSLNAESLRSGSILKENNERYYAAADKVSKCNLYIDDTPGIRVGEIAAKCRRLKRDHGIKLIVIDYLQLISGPANSRESRQQEVSDISRQLKMIARELEVPVIALSQLSRSVEKRDNKRPVLSDLRESGAIEQDADIVSFIHREDYQDPKKEAETQGATDIIIAKHRNGALADIRLVFLKQYSKFANPARGDQQINPLEGVKDIRT
- the rplI gene encoding 50S ribosomal protein L9; the protein is MKVILTQDVKKVGKKGEIVNVADGYGQNFLIKNKMAVLATEHGKEIVAQNKEKERLQELENKKKAQELKDVLEGITLEFYLSSGKDGKTFGSVSTKNIAEELLKKHDIKIDKRKFINARPIQALGYTRLEIELYKDVIATIKVHLQEK